One genomic window of Stigmatella ashevillena includes the following:
- a CDS encoding KH domain-containing protein: MEQLVTYLARALVDQPDQVGLRVSEVDGARLFELKVAPEDVGKVIGRDGRTVNALRTLLGAAAHKQGQKARLEILDDRRAAQAPPASSGPDVP, translated from the coding sequence GTGGAGCAACTCGTTACGTATCTGGCGCGGGCCCTGGTCGATCAGCCGGACCAGGTCGGCCTGCGTGTGTCCGAGGTGGATGGCGCCCGGCTCTTCGAGCTGAAGGTGGCCCCCGAGGATGTGGGCAAGGTGATTGGCCGTGATGGGCGCACCGTGAACGCTCTCCGGACACTGCTGGGGGCCGCGGCCCACAAGCAGGGCCAGAAGGCCCGCCTCGAAATCCTCGATGATCGGCGTGCGGCGCAGGCGCCACCGGCCTCTTCGGGCCCTGACGTCCCGTGA
- the rimM gene encoding ribosome maturation factor RimM (Essential for efficient processing of 16S rRNA) produces MTSRPLLEFGYVSRAHGIRGEIAIRTFDAASEALDVVERLSVRTRSGEERVVRIEDVRPTPKENIVALEGVHTREAAEALVGAAVFAYREDLEPPEEGEFFQGDLVGLSAVDESGRVLGTVEEIWNTGEVPNLVIRGADKTEFIVPFADEFVPSVDVPNGKMVVRPLDYEDER; encoded by the coding sequence GTGACCTCTCGGCCCCTGTTGGAGTTCGGTTATGTGTCCCGGGCTCACGGCATCCGGGGGGAAATCGCCATCCGCACCTTCGATGCCGCTTCGGAGGCGCTCGATGTGGTCGAGCGCCTCTCGGTCCGGACCCGGTCCGGGGAGGAGCGGGTGGTGCGCATCGAGGATGTGCGGCCCACGCCCAAGGAGAACATCGTCGCCCTGGAAGGGGTGCACACGCGCGAGGCGGCCGAGGCGCTCGTCGGGGCCGCGGTCTTCGCCTACCGGGAGGATCTCGAGCCTCCCGAGGAGGGAGAGTTCTTTCAGGGAGATCTCGTCGGGCTCTCCGCCGTGGATGAGTCCGGCCGGGTGTTGGGCACGGTGGAGGAGATCTGGAACACCGGAGAGGTTCCCAACCTCGTCATCCGGGGCGCTGACAAGACCGAGTTCATCGTCCCGTTCGCCGATGAGTTCGTCCCTTCGGTGGATGTGCCCAACGGCAAGATGGTCGTCCGCCCCTTGGACTACGAGGACGAGCGCTGA
- the rplS gene encoding 50S ribosomal protein L19 yields the protein MRRSAIEHVESKFLRKDVAVFRTGDSVRVHWKVKEGEKERVQAFEGVVIRKKKGNNRSSFTVRKVSFGVGVERIFPLHSPRYERIEVLSRGSVNRNRLFYLRALKGKASRVDVQEENTDKKAAKAAAKA from the coding sequence ATGCGTCGCAGCGCCATCGAACACGTCGAGTCCAAGTTTCTCCGCAAGGACGTGGCGGTTTTCCGGACTGGGGACTCGGTCCGGGTTCACTGGAAGGTGAAGGAGGGCGAGAAGGAGCGCGTGCAGGCCTTCGAGGGTGTCGTCATCCGGAAGAAGAAGGGCAACAACCGCTCCAGCTTCACCGTCCGCAAGGTCTCCTTCGGCGTCGGCGTGGAGCGCATCTTCCCCCTGCACAGCCCCCGCTACGAGCGCATTGAAGTCCTCTCGCGCGGCAGCGTGAACCGCAACCGCCTGTTCTACCTCCGGGCCCTCAAGGGCAAGGCGTCCCGCGTGGACGTGCAGGAGGAGAACACCGACAAGAAGGCTGCCAAGGCCGCCGCCAAGGCCTAG
- the rpsP gene encoding 30S ribosomal protein S16, with amino-acid sequence MAVVLRLARAGAKKKPYYHVVATDSRNPRDGKFIEAVGAYDPNESPPKVLFDQERLQYWLKTGALPSETVADLIKVAAKNAPPAA; translated from the coding sequence ATGGCCGTCGTCCTCCGTCTCGCCCGCGCGGGCGCCAAGAAGAAGCCGTACTACCATGTGGTCGCCACCGATTCCCGCAATCCCCGGGACGGTAAGTTCATCGAGGCCGTGGGCGCCTACGATCCGAACGAGAGCCCCCCGAAGGTGCTCTTCGACCAGGAGCGGCTCCAGTACTGGCTGAAGACGGGCGCGCTGCCTTCCGAGACCGTGGCTGACCTCATCAAGGTCGCCGCCAAGAACGCTCCTCCGGCGGCCTGA
- the trmD gene encoding tRNA (guanosine(37)-N1)-methyltransferase TrmD, whose protein sequence is MYPVEILTLFPEMVSGYVGQSILGKAQERGKLSVTATDIREYAEGKHRVTDDTPYGGGAGMVMKVEPLVAAIEAARARHPGAKVLLMSPRGPTFTQARAQELVGHAPGLILVCGRYEGVDERVMGFLDGELSLGDFILTGGEVAALAVVDAVARLLPGVLGNQASHVSESFEEGLLEHPHYTRPPVFRGAEVPGVLQSGDHARIARWRRWKALHLTQERRADLFARLELGQADRKLLGLREEDL, encoded by the coding sequence ATGTACCCGGTGGAGATCCTCACGCTCTTTCCGGAAATGGTGTCGGGCTACGTGGGGCAGAGCATTCTGGGCAAGGCCCAGGAGCGGGGAAAGCTGTCTGTCACCGCCACGGACATCCGGGAGTACGCCGAGGGCAAGCACCGCGTGACGGACGACACCCCGTATGGGGGCGGCGCCGGCATGGTGATGAAGGTGGAGCCCCTGGTGGCGGCCATCGAAGCGGCGCGGGCCCGGCACCCCGGGGCGAAGGTGCTGCTCATGAGCCCCCGGGGGCCCACGTTCACTCAGGCCCGGGCCCAGGAGCTGGTGGGCCATGCACCGGGCCTCATCCTCGTCTGTGGCCGCTACGAGGGCGTGGATGAGCGCGTCATGGGCTTCCTCGACGGGGAGCTGTCCCTGGGAGACTTCATCCTGACGGGAGGCGAGGTGGCCGCCCTGGCGGTGGTGGATGCCGTCGCCCGGCTGCTTCCGGGGGTGCTGGGCAACCAGGCCTCCCACGTGAGCGAGAGCTTCGAGGAGGGGCTGCTGGAGCATCCCCACTACACCCGGCCTCCCGTCTTCCGGGGGGCGGAGGTGCCCGGGGTGCTCCAATCGGGAGACCATGCCCGGATTGCCCGCTGGCGGCGCTGGAAGGCCTTGCACCTGACCCAGGAGCGCCGGGCGGACCTCTTTGCCCGCCTGGAGCTGGGGCAGGCCGATCGCAAGCTGCTCGGCCTGCGGGAGGAAGACTTGTAA
- the rlmN gene encoding 23S rRNA (adenine(2503)-C(2))-methyltransferase RlmN produces MAELSATLPDTTPLPTPAAAKLVDVSSLTLEGLARFLTEQLGERAFRAGQVYRWLHQRGVTSFDEMTDLSKVLRQKLKEQAEIVPLVKDLEQVSTDGTIKYRFKTRDGRYIESVYMPSEDRKTLCVSTQVGCAMKCSFCMTGTLGLKRNLTPGEIVAQVHTVNREVRAREGLETYRPLSNLVFMGMGEPLHNFENLKTALSILQSESGPNFSHRHITVSTVGLVPMIERFGQETDVKLAISLNASTDEQRNQTMPVNRKWNIEALLEACRKFPLRQGRRITFEYVLLRGFNDSDEDAYRLIELLRGIPAKVNLIPYNENPGLGFHTTGEERAEQFRAILAEGHIAAFIRQNRGRDIAGACGQLANRSGQDAAQSTQAPELP; encoded by the coding sequence ATGGCCGAGCTCTCCGCGACCCTCCCTGACACCACGCCCTTGCCGACCCCTGCGGCGGCGAAGCTCGTGGACGTGTCCAGCCTCACCTTGGAGGGGCTGGCCCGCTTTCTGACGGAGCAGCTGGGCGAGCGGGCCTTTCGAGCGGGTCAGGTCTACCGGTGGCTTCACCAGCGGGGCGTCACCTCGTTCGATGAGATGACGGACCTGTCCAAGGTGCTGCGCCAGAAGCTCAAGGAACAGGCCGAGATCGTCCCTCTGGTGAAGGACTTGGAGCAGGTCTCCACCGACGGCACCATCAAGTACCGTTTCAAGACGCGGGATGGGCGCTACATCGAGTCGGTCTACATGCCCTCCGAGGACCGCAAGACGCTGTGCGTGTCCACCCAGGTGGGGTGCGCCATGAAGTGCTCCTTCTGCATGACGGGCACCTTGGGCCTCAAGCGCAACCTGACTCCGGGAGAAATTGTCGCACAAGTCCATACCGTGAACAGGGAGGTCCGAGCGCGCGAGGGACTGGAGACCTACCGGCCGCTCTCCAACCTGGTGTTCATGGGCATGGGCGAGCCCCTTCATAACTTCGAGAACTTGAAGACGGCGCTCTCCATCCTCCAGTCCGAGAGCGGCCCCAACTTCTCCCACCGCCACATCACCGTCTCCACGGTGGGGCTGGTGCCGATGATCGAGCGCTTTGGCCAGGAGACGGACGTCAAGCTCGCCATCTCGCTCAATGCCAGCACGGACGAGCAGCGCAACCAGACGATGCCCGTCAACCGCAAGTGGAACATCGAGGCCTTGCTGGAGGCCTGCCGCAAGTTCCCCCTGCGCCAGGGCAGGCGCATCACCTTCGAGTACGTCCTGCTCCGGGGCTTCAACGACAGCGACGAGGATGCCTACCGGCTGATCGAGCTGCTGCGGGGAATCCCGGCCAAGGTGAACCTGATTCCCTACAATGAGAACCCTGGGTTGGGGTTCCACACCACCGGCGAGGAGCGGGCGGAGCAGTTCCGCGCCATCCTGGCCGAGGGCCACATCGCGGCGTTCATTCGCCAGAACCGGGGCCGGGACATTGCCGGGGCCTGTGGGCAGCTTGCCAATCGCAGTGGGCAGGATGCCGCGCAGTCAACGCAAGCGCCCGAGCTTCCTTGA